In Bubalus bubalis isolate 160015118507 breed Murrah chromosome 3, NDDB_SH_1, whole genome shotgun sequence, a genomic segment contains:
- the BIRC5 gene encoding baculoviral IAP repeat-containing protein 5, whose product MGAQSLPPAWQLYLKDHRVSTFKNWPFLEGCACTPERMAAAGFIHCPTENEPDLAQCFFCFKELEGWEPDDDPIEEHKKHSSGCAFLSVKKQFEELTLSEFLKLDKERTKNKIAKETNNKQKEFEETAKKVRCAIEQLAALE is encoded by the exons ATGGGTGCCCAGTCTTTGCCTCCGGCCTGGCAGCTCTACCTCAAGGACCACCGCGTCTCCACGTTTAAGAACTGGCCCTTCTTAGAGGGCTGCGCCTGCACCCCGGAGCGG ATGGCCGCGGCAGGCTTCATCCACTGTCCCACTGAGAACGAGCCCGACTTGGCTCAGTGTTTCTTCTGCTTCAAGGAGTTGGAAGGCTGGGAACCAGATGACGACCCTAT AGAAGAACATAAAAAGCATTCATCTGGTTGTGCATTCCTTTCTGTCAAGAAGCAGTTTGAAGAATTAACCCTCAGTGAATTTTTGAAACTGGATAAAGAAAGAACCAAGAACAAAATC GCAAAGGAAACCAACAATAAGcagaaagaatttgaagaaaCTGCAAAGAAAGTCCGCTGTGCCATCGAGCAGCTGGCTGCCTTGGAGTGA